One Candidatus Kryptobacter tengchongensis DNA window includes the following coding sequences:
- a CDS encoding FlgN protein, translating into MQNDKIKSLLLELKEKFKLLRSIVEEKQKAIIEFDSRKLESVLEREESLLGEISTIEAQFVAEFGRNIKTFIEGSDELRLLRDGVESEVEKVRKLNAENRYLISYSLSFIVKLLELYGAENKINAKI; encoded by the coding sequence ATGCAGAACGATAAAATTAAATCATTACTTCTTGAACTTAAGGAAAAATTTAAATTGCTCAGGTCAATCGTTGAGGAGAAACAGAAAGCAATCATTGAATTTGATAGTAGGAAGCTTGAAAGCGTGCTTGAACGGGAGGAATCCTTGCTTGGGGAAATTTCTACAATTGAGGCTCAATTTGTCGCCGAATTTGGGAGAAATATAAAGACGTTTATTGAAGGTAGTGATGAGTTGAGATTATTAAGAGATGGTGTTGAAAGTGAAGTTGAAAAAGTTAGAAAGTTAAATGCTGAGAATAGATATTTAATCTCTTATTCTCTTTCCTTTATAGTGAAGTTGCTTGAGTTATACGGCGCTGAAAACAAAATAAATGCAAAGATATAA
- a CDS encoding Soluble lytic murein transglycosylase and related regulatory proteins (some contain LysM/invasin domains) → MKIDVKNSQRLSNANLNTNELKRTKLKEASENFEAIFLNFMLKSMMKTSSDRENSIFGGDNFGGDVLDSIFYLELSKHIAKNGKFGIAELIYKQLVEKDSENLKIEGSPKIENAEINRKEKFIELQKNSRKSFFINKYGESLIERINRFDDLIRKASEEFNVPEELIKAVIAVESSGNALAFSPKGAKGLMQLMDSTAEFVGVKNIWNPAENIYGGVKYLRHLLDRFNGDIKLALAGYNAGPENVEKYGGIPPFPETIEYLGKVMKYIKLFEKSKISNADAER, encoded by the coding sequence ATGAAAATTGATGTGAAAAATAGTCAAAGGTTATCAAATGCAAATTTAAACACAAATGAACTGAAAAGGACGAAATTGAAAGAGGCTTCGGAAAATTTTGAAGCGATATTCTTAAATTTTATGCTTAAATCAATGATGAAAACTTCTTCAGATAGGGAGAACTCCATTTTCGGTGGAGATAATTTCGGTGGGGATGTGCTTGATAGCATTTTTTATCTTGAACTTTCAAAGCATATTGCGAAAAATGGCAAATTTGGAATCGCAGAATTGATATATAAACAACTTGTTGAGAAAGATTCAGAAAATCTGAAAATTGAGGGATCACCAAAGATTGAAAATGCAGAAATCAATCGTAAGGAAAAATTTATAGAATTGCAGAAGAACAGCAGAAAAAGTTTTTTCATCAACAAATACGGTGAATCTTTGATTGAACGAATAAATAGATTTGATGACTTGATAAGAAAGGCGTCTGAAGAGTTCAATGTTCCAGAGGAGTTAATAAAAGCAGTGATTGCGGTTGAATCCAGTGGAAATGCCCTTGCTTTTTCTCCAAAGGGAGCAAAGGGATTAATGCAACTTATGGATTCAACGGCTGAATTTGTGGGTGTCAAGAACATCTGGAATCCTGCCGAAAATATATATGGTGGCGTTAAATATCTTCGTCATCTTCTTGATAGATTTAATGGAGATATAAAACTTGCTCTTGCTGGATATAATGCTGGACCTGAAAATGTTGAAAAGTATGGTGGAATTCCACCATTTCCAGAAACAATTGAATATCTCGGCAAAGTGATGAAATATATTAAACTCTTTGAGAAAAGTAAAATTTCAAACGCTGATGCAGAACGATAA
- a CDS encoding flagellar P-ring protein precursor FlgI produces MKHVVLIWLILFFQTLSFGTRIKDIAYVKGSGGYQVIGYGLVVGLNGTGDSRRSSFTLQSIVSMLRRFGITVMDENLRTRNVAAVMVTATIPPFAKEGAMIDVLVSSIGDATSLHGGNLLMTPLVGQDGIVYAVAQGPVSVGGFDVRTATGTEYRRNVTTTGRVPNGAVVERVIPSNFFSSNDKIEIILRQPDFTTAKRIADAVNSKFNSNIAFAIDASEVIVKVPDEFKSEEKIVDFISQVETIEIQPDVIAKVVINERTGTIVVGENVTISPVAISHGAIHIEIQAVPVISQPSPFSQGQTVVTQLTTINVYQDTTVVTAIEGVATVRDIARALNALKVLPRDIIAIFQALKEAGALKAELIIM; encoded by the coding sequence ATGAAACATGTGGTGTTAATTTGGCTTATTTTGTTTTTTCAAACTTTGAGTTTTGGGACAAGAATAAAAGATATTGCCTATGTTAAAGGTTCAGGGGGTTATCAAGTCATTGGCTATGGTCTTGTGGTTGGTTTAAATGGCACGGGTGATTCAAGGAGGTCAAGTTTCACGCTTCAATCTATAGTAAGCATGTTGAGAAGATTTGGGATAACAGTTATGGATGAAAATTTAAGGACGAGAAATGTTGCAGCGGTGATGGTTACTGCGACAATTCCACCATTTGCAAAGGAAGGAGCGATGATTGATGTTCTTGTTTCTTCAATTGGTGACGCCACGAGTTTACACGGGGGTAATTTACTCATGACCCCGCTTGTCGGGCAAGATGGAATTGTTTATGCTGTTGCACAAGGTCCTGTTTCAGTTGGTGGTTTTGATGTGAGAACCGCAACAGGGACTGAATATAGAAGAAATGTCACAACCACTGGTCGTGTCCCGAACGGTGCAGTAGTGGAGAGAGTAATCCCGTCAAATTTTTTCAGCTCAAATGATAAAATTGAAATAATTCTTCGTCAACCTGATTTCACGACTGCAAAAAGAATTGCTGACGCTGTAAATTCAAAATTTAACTCAAATATCGCTTTTGCCATTGATGCTTCTGAGGTCATTGTGAAAGTTCCAGATGAATTTAAAAGCGAGGAAAAAATAGTTGACTTCATCTCTCAAGTTGAAACGATAGAAATTCAACCGGATGTAATTGCAAAAGTTGTTATAAACGAGAGGACTGGAACAATAGTCGTTGGTGAAAATGTAACGATTTCACCAGTTGCAATTTCGCATGGGGCAATTCATATAGAGATACAAGCGGTTCCGGTTATTTCTCAACCAAGTCCATTTTCACAAGGTCAGACGGTTGTCACTCAATTAACGACCATAAATGTCTATCAAGATACAACTGTTGTAACAGCCATTGAGGGGGTTGCAACAGTGCGGGATATCGCAAGGGCTTTGAATGCCTTAAAAGTTTTGCCAAGAGATATAATTGCCATATTCCAAGCACTTAAAGAGGCAGGGGCTTTGAAAGCAGAATTGATAATTATGTGA
- a CDS encoding flagellar L-ring protein precursor FlgH codes for MLIKFLILMVLGLSNLLAQGVIQRSLFSDQKAFKPGDVITIIIIEVSSAESKAERDASRSGSVNGQVSGSGALGFIPETGFSIGTGNEFKGQGSTSTRGTVKAKLGARIVGVDSAGNLIIEGQRKVNVNGDEQIIRIKGIVRPTDVNWDNTVYSYNIADAEIEFTGKGMIYRSKSPSWITRLFHWLF; via the coding sequence ATGTTGATAAAATTTTTAATCTTGATGGTGTTGGGTTTATCTAACTTGTTAGCGCAAGGTGTAATTCAGCGTTCTCTTTTTTCGGATCAAAAAGCGTTTAAACCAGGCGATGTGATAACAATAATTATAATTGAGGTTTCATCTGCGGAGAGCAAAGCCGAAAGGGATGCATCAAGAAGTGGAAGTGTAAATGGTCAAGTTTCTGGAAGTGGTGCGCTTGGATTCATACCTGAAACTGGGTTTTCAATTGGAACTGGGAATGAATTTAAAGGTCAAGGTTCAACCTCAACACGCGGGACTGTGAAAGCAAAACTTGGCGCGAGAATTGTCGGGGTTGATTCAGCGGGAAATTTGATAATTGAAGGGCAAAGAAAAGTTAATGTTAATGGAGATGAACAAATCATAAGGATAAAAGGTATTGTGAGACCGACTGATGTCAATTGGGATAATACGGTTTATTCATATAACATTGCTGACGCAGAGATTGAGTTCACTGGCAAGGGCATGATCTATAGAAGTAAAAGCCCAAGTTGGATCACACGACTTTTTCACTGGTTATTTTAA
- a CDS encoding flagella basal body P-ring formation protein FlgA: MALTLAEICFMILLQFFSAGFAEKIKSEIVNYLIQKFPERKVDYLIELKNRLENVGGFESCDVKVKVLGSGVNFRGYQTFKVLVSCEDSVREFFVSALVRTFENVVIAKKDLKRGEMVNSEEKVFDLFSLEKIETTFLRNDYVCDISKILGKKLKKVVRKGEIMFESYFDEPSLVKAGESVQVIMRVGNVRVETVGIAKNEGKLNEMVRILNPKSGKLFYGKVIGEKIVIVEIEN, encoded by the coding sequence ATGGCATTGACGCTTGCCGAAATATGTTTTATGATCTTATTGCAATTTTTTTCTGCGGGTTTTGCCGAAAAGATAAAAAGTGAAATTGTCAATTATTTGATTCAAAAGTTTCCCGAAAGAAAGGTTGATTATTTGATTGAATTAAAGAACAGGCTGGAAAATGTCGGTGGTTTTGAGAGTTGTGATGTCAAGGTTAAAGTTTTGGGGAGTGGCGTTAATTTTCGTGGTTATCAAACTTTTAAGGTTTTGGTTTCTTGTGAGGATAGCGTAAGGGAATTTTTTGTAAGTGCACTTGTGAGGACATTTGAAAATGTCGTTATCGCTAAAAAAGATTTAAAACGTGGTGAGATGGTTAATTCGGAGGAAAAAGTTTTTGATTTATTTTCGCTTGAAAAGATTGAGACAACATTTTTAAGGAATGATTATGTGTGCGATATTTCAAAAATTCTTGGGAAAAAACTTAAAAAAGTGGTAAGAAAGGGAGAGATCATGTTTGAAAGTTATTTTGATGAACCTTCGCTTGTTAAAGCGGGTGAGAGCGTTCAGGTTATCATGAGGGTTGGAAATGTAAGGGTTGAAACGGTGGGGATTGCGAAAAATGAGGGCAAATTGAACGAGATGGTGAGAATTTTAAATCCGAAATCGGGAAAATTGTTTTATGGCAAAGTTATCGGTGAAAAAATTGTAATTGTTGAAATTGAAAATTAA